A single window of Methylocella tundrae DNA harbors:
- the folK gene encoding 2-amino-4-hydroxy-6-hydroxymethyldihydropteridine diphosphokinase, protein MQSPGPDPQKPNIVEIGLGLGSNIGDKPANIAAALARLQERGAVVVAAVSSIYRTAPWGYLDQEDFANACALATTTLQPGELLAEVKAVETELGRKDGVRWGPRLIDIDVLFYGDQVFDSPELVLPHKDLFNRAFVLVPLAEIAPKLRLGGRSVGEAAKAAAELGVKPWDAA, encoded by the coding sequence ATGCAATCTCCCGGGCCTGATCCTCAAAAGCCGAACATCGTCGAAATCGGCCTCGGCCTTGGCAGCAACATTGGCGATAAACCGGCAAACATAGCTGCGGCGCTGGCGCGCCTGCAGGAGCGCGGGGCGGTTGTCGTCGCCGCCGTCTCGTCAATCTATCGGACGGCGCCCTGGGGCTATCTCGATCAGGAAGATTTCGCCAACGCCTGCGCCCTGGCGACGACGACGCTTCAGCCGGGCGAACTGCTGGCCGAGGTCAAGGCGGTCGAAACCGAATTGGGCCGCAAAGACGGCGTGCGCTGGGGCCCGCGCCTGATCGACATCGACGTTTTATTCTATGGCGATCAGGTTTTTGATTCACCCGAACTCGTTCTGCCGCATAAGGATCTGTTCAATCGGGCTTTCGTCCTCGTGCCTCTGGCCGAGATCGCACCAAAGCTGCGGCTTGGCGGACGCAGCGTCGGCGAGGCGGCCAAGGCGGCGGCGGAGCTAGGCGTCAAGCCCTGGGATGCGGCC
- the folP gene encoding dihydropteroate synthase: MQAKRDRFLNRIGSGSLIMGIVNATPDSFSDGGQFQTAAAAVAQARKLTADGADIIDVGAESTRPGHEPVPADVECARLEPLLRAVVSSIEQPVSIDTSKASVARFAADQGVAFINDVWGLQKDPAMADVVAETETGVVIMHNREETDRDCDIIADMRRFFDISLSLADKAGIPMRRIILDPGIGFAKSKAQNLQALRGLRKLQHYGLPILVGLSRKSLLGAIVEGTPAGDLKIEPRLIATLAANIAAAAEGAAIFRVHDAAEHLAAFKVFDAISRA, translated from the coding sequence ATGCAGGCCAAGCGTGACCGCTTCCTGAACCGGATCGGGTCCGGCTCCCTTATCATGGGCATCGTCAATGCGACGCCGGACTCCTTTTCCGACGGCGGTCAATTTCAGACCGCTGCGGCGGCTGTGGCCCAAGCGCGAAAGCTGACCGCCGACGGAGCCGACATCATCGACGTCGGCGCTGAATCGACAAGGCCGGGGCATGAGCCCGTCCCGGCGGATGTCGAATGCGCGCGGCTCGAGCCGCTGCTGCGCGCTGTCGTGTCGTCGATCGAGCAGCCGGTCTCGATCGACACGTCAAAGGCCTCGGTCGCCCGCTTCGCAGCCGATCAGGGCGTCGCCTTCATCAACGACGTGTGGGGCCTCCAGAAAGATCCGGCGATGGCCGATGTGGTGGCTGAAACTGAGACCGGCGTCGTCATCATGCACAATCGCGAGGAGACGGATCGCGATTGCGACATCATCGCGGACATGCGCCGTTTTTTCGATATCTCGCTCAGCCTTGCGGACAAAGCCGGGATCCCGATGAGGCGCATCATCCTCGACCCTGGCATCGGCTTCGCCAAGTCAAAAGCGCAAAATCTGCAGGCGCTGCGGGGCTTGCGCAAATTGCAGCATTATGGCTTGCCTATCCTTGTCGGTTTGTCGCGCAAATCGCTGCTCGGCGCCATCGTTGAAGGGACGCCGGCCGGCGATCTGAAAATCGAGCCGCGCCTCATCGCCACCCTTGCCGCCAACATTGCCGCGGCGGCGGAGGGCGCCGCCATTTTCCGGGTTCACGACGCCGCCGAACATCTCGCCGCGTTCAAGGTTTTCGATGCAATCTCCCGGGCCTGA